One stretch of Streptomyces zhihengii DNA includes these proteins:
- the mltG gene encoding endolytic transglycosylase MltG, which produces MTKQLPPGGPAHRPRLTRRGRLVLVVTALAVTATAVLLPVLLGGEEKKRARPEPTATLVVPEGWRAGQVYAAVDKALSRPPGTTREAVAGARLTLPAGARGNPEGYLFPATYPVAADTTPASLLSFMVNTANQRFAAEPFASGMRDADLGPYEAVNMASIVQAEADTAADMGKVARVVRNRLAGGMPLQMDSTLNYALDRSTLDTTTADTRLDSPYNTYQRRGLPPTPIGNPGEEALRAVVSPPEGNWLYFVTVGPGDTRFTADYAEHRANVAEFNARRAQEREGR; this is translated from the coding sequence ATGACGAAGCAGCTCCCGCCGGGCGGGCCCGCGCACCGGCCGCGCCTCACCCGGCGCGGCCGGCTGGTCCTGGTCGTGACCGCCCTCGCCGTCACCGCGACGGCCGTGCTGCTGCCGGTGCTGCTCGGCGGGGAGGAGAAGAAGCGCGCCCGGCCCGAGCCGACGGCGACCCTCGTGGTGCCGGAGGGATGGCGCGCGGGCCAGGTCTACGCGGCCGTCGACAAGGCCCTCTCCCGCCCGCCCGGCACCACCCGGGAGGCCGTCGCCGGCGCGCGGCTCACCCTGCCGGCCGGCGCCCGGGGCAACCCGGAGGGCTACCTCTTCCCCGCCACCTATCCCGTCGCGGCGGACACCACCCCGGCGAGCCTGCTCAGCTTCATGGTGAACACCGCCAACCAGCGCTTCGCCGCGGAACCCTTCGCCTCCGGGATGCGCGACGCGGACCTCGGCCCGTACGAGGCCGTGAACATGGCCAGCATCGTCCAGGCCGAGGCCGACACCGCCGCCGACATGGGCAAGGTGGCCCGCGTCGTCCGCAACCGGCTCGCCGGCGGGATGCCCCTCCAGATGGACTCGACGCTCAACTACGCCCTCGATCGCAGCACCCTGGACACCACCACGGCCGACACCCGGCTCGACAGCCCCTACAACACCTACCAGCGCCGGGGGCTGCCGCCCACACCCATCGGCAACCCGGGCGAGGAGGCGCTGCGCGCCGTCGTGTCACCGCCGGAAGGGAACTGGCTGTACTTCGTCACCGTCGGCCCCGGGGACACCCGCTTCACCGCCGACTACGCCGAACATCGTGCCAACGTGGCCGAGTTCAACGCCCGGCGGGCGCAGGAACGGGAGGGGCGCTGA
- a CDS encoding NAD(P)-binding domain-containing protein has translation MNDFGARDVDVVVVGAGQAGLSAAYHLRRAGLVPDRDFVVLDHAPRPGGAWQFRWPSLTYGKVHGMHALPGMELTGADAGRPSSQVIGEYFAAYEERFGLRVRRPVAVRAVREGDGGRLAVETSDGVWSARALVNATGTWDRPFWPRYPGQETFGGRQLHTAGYPGPEAFAGQRVVVVGGGASGTQHLMEIAEVAAATTWVTRRPPVFREGPFDEEAGRAAVALVEERVRRGLPPRSVVSVTGLPLNDAVRRARESGVLDRLPMFDRITPTGVAWDDGRTVEADVILWATGFRAAVDHLAPLKLREAGGGIRLEGTRAARDERVHLVGYGPSASTIGANRAGRAAVREIVALLGRTSPGGTVGTESAARVASAGSAAEAERATEAERATAAAAAAGTLSAPPVPAPAGR, from the coding sequence GTGAACGATTTCGGTGCGCGGGACGTGGACGTGGTGGTCGTGGGCGCGGGGCAGGCGGGCCTGTCCGCCGCGTACCACCTGCGGCGCGCGGGGCTGGTGCCCGACCGGGACTTCGTCGTGCTCGACCACGCGCCCCGCCCGGGCGGTGCCTGGCAGTTCCGCTGGCCGTCCCTGACCTACGGCAAGGTGCACGGGATGCACGCCCTGCCCGGTATGGAGCTGACCGGCGCCGACGCGGGGCGGCCCTCTTCGCAGGTGATCGGCGAGTACTTCGCCGCCTACGAGGAGCGCTTCGGTCTGCGGGTGCGGCGTCCCGTGGCCGTGCGCGCGGTGCGGGAGGGCGACGGCGGGCGGCTGGCGGTCGAGACCTCGGACGGCGTCTGGTCGGCCCGCGCCCTGGTGAACGCCACCGGCACCTGGGACCGCCCCTTCTGGCCGCGCTATCCGGGGCAGGAGACCTTCGGCGGACGCCAGCTCCACACGGCCGGCTACCCGGGCCCCGAGGCGTTCGCCGGGCAGCGGGTGGTGGTCGTGGGCGGCGGCGCGTCGGGCACCCAGCATCTGATGGAGATCGCCGAGGTGGCCGCGGCGACGACCTGGGTGACGCGCCGGCCGCCGGTGTTCCGGGAGGGCCCCTTCGACGAGGAGGCGGGCCGGGCCGCGGTCGCCCTGGTGGAGGAGCGGGTACGGCGCGGGCTGCCGCCGCGCAGCGTGGTGTCGGTGACGGGTCTGCCGCTGAACGACGCGGTGCGCCGGGCGCGCGAGAGCGGGGTGCTGGACCGGCTGCCGATGTTCGACCGGATCACACCGACGGGAGTGGCCTGGGACGACGGCCGGACGGTGGAGGCGGATGTGATCCTGTGGGCCACCGGCTTCCGGGCGGCCGTCGACCATCTCGCGCCCCTGAAGCTCCGGGAGGCGGGCGGCGGCATCCGGCTGGAGGGCACGCGCGCGGCCCGTGACGAGCGGGTGCACCTGGTCGGCTACGGCCCGTCGGCCTCGACGATCGGCGCCAACCGGGCGGGGCGGGCCGCGGTCCGGGAGATCGTGGCCCTGCTGGGGCGCACATCCCCCGGCGGCACCGTGGGCACGGAGAGCGCAGCCCGCGTCGCGAGCGCCGGCAGCGCCGCGGAAGCCGAGCGCGCCACGGAAGCCGAGCGCGCCACAGCGGCCGCAGCGGCCGCGGGAACGCTCAGCGCCCCTCCCGTTCCTGCGCCCGCCGGGCGTTGA
- a CDS encoding YjbQ family protein, with protein MPGHLATTTLNLTTGPAERILDLTGACEDFLARTAEGGDGLLNIFVPHATAGIAIIETGAGSDDDLLSALHSLLPADDRWQHRHGSPGHGRDHVLPALVPPHATLPVIGGRLELGTWQSVCLVDTNKDNPERTVRLSFLG; from the coding sequence ATGCCCGGACACCTCGCCACCACGACCCTGAACCTCACCACCGGCCCCGCGGAACGGATCCTCGATCTGACCGGTGCCTGTGAGGACTTCCTCGCCCGCACCGCGGAGGGCGGCGACGGACTCCTCAACATCTTCGTCCCGCACGCCACCGCCGGGATCGCGATCATCGAGACCGGCGCGGGCAGCGACGACGACCTGCTGTCCGCCCTGCACAGCCTGCTCCCCGCCGACGACCGCTGGCAGCACCGCCACGGCAGCCCCGGCCACGGACGCGACCACGTCCTCCCCGCGCTCGTCCCGCCCCACGCGACGCTCCCCGTGATCGGCGGCCGCCTGGAACTCGGCACCTGGCAGTCGGTGTGCCTGGTCGACACCAACAAGGACAACCCGGAGCGGACGGTGCGGCTGAGCTTCCTCGGATAG
- a CDS encoding GH92 family glycosyl hydrolase — MAAVLVSGGVVGIAQPAAAADVEPIDLVNPFVGTQNFGNTFPGASAPFGMVQVSPDTGGQGGYDYKQDSIYGFSQTHLSGVGCGVMGELPVMPTTGAVDSVDPNAYRSPYSHDDEQASPGYYRVGLKKYDVDAELTATARTGWQRYTFPSTGSANVLFNTGKANQPVLDSEVHVVGDRTIEGRVRAGGFCAGHDEHTVYFSATFDRPFQAYGTWEGADPEPGTRDAGGDGQNGAWVTFDATTDRDAVLKVGLSYTGVEGARKNLAAETGESFDFDATRAALQDTWKKQLDSIRIGGGTADRQKAFYTALYHSQLHPNLAGDVDGMYQGFDNKTHRAKDYTPYQNFSLWDTYRPQNQLLQMLEPEVARDVALSVVAAGRDGGWLPRWALANSETNIMTGDPVTPFLVEAWSKGLLAGHEAETYALLKKNATSTPPADSPYNGRSGSDHYTGRGYIPSGLGLGKDCADKGGDNDCKHPASATMEYSAADASLALMAGRLGHTSDARMFAARGQWYRNLWDSSIQQFRPRTTDGTWLTPYDPVEAAHQFHEGGAYQYQWLVPQDPAGLVSLMGGRSATEKRLDSFFVHDKLLTDPVGTARNDWISQPYDYYGKPTYNPNNEPDLHAPYMYNWVGAPAKTATVVRAAMTLFTNGPDGMTGNDDLGTMSAWYVFSSLGLYPTMSGGDFLALSSPQFESATVRIGGYPKASGAKGQGGTLTIAAPGASDTKRYVRSVALNGRDVPQTWLSWNKLAHGGTLAHRLGTSPSSWGTGKGAQPPSVNQASPDSRKHVDASLRPASAVVPTGDTAQTAKFTLDVLGQAPGKLNVSVTAKVPGGWKATTAQRSPLVIDSGHLPVQKKVTLDITVPPGAVAGSYPVEVKVEGRGANSVTRKATVTVGAATTCASEENGQCAVDLSADLGHDGTATVANSGEGDFDGHGWSYDGDLLPKAGPVTWDGVTYDAPDPTGTADNFLEASGQALLLPAGQHGALRLVGSAHNGPVTTTLTVHYTDGSSTEAPVTFGDWAGSAPNGGTVVLDMPHRIKRGSGVDGPSIRLFGTAAELDGSKTVRSVSLPDDSRVEIYAMTLV, encoded by the coding sequence ATGGCCGCCGTACTCGTGAGCGGTGGAGTGGTCGGCATCGCCCAGCCCGCCGCCGCCGCGGACGTGGAACCGATCGATCTGGTCAATCCGTTCGTCGGAACCCAGAACTTCGGCAACACCTTCCCCGGGGCGAGCGCGCCGTTCGGCATGGTCCAGGTCAGTCCGGACACCGGCGGCCAGGGCGGCTACGACTACAAGCAGGACTCGATCTACGGCTTCAGCCAGACGCACCTGTCCGGCGTCGGCTGCGGCGTCATGGGTGAGCTGCCCGTCATGCCGACCACGGGCGCGGTCGACTCCGTGGACCCGAACGCCTACCGCTCCCCGTACAGCCACGACGACGAGCAGGCCAGTCCCGGCTACTACCGGGTGGGGCTGAAGAAGTACGACGTCGACGCGGAACTCACCGCCACCGCGCGCACCGGGTGGCAGCGCTACACCTTCCCCTCCACCGGTTCGGCCAACGTCCTGTTCAACACGGGCAAGGCCAACCAGCCCGTGCTGGACTCCGAGGTGCACGTCGTCGGCGACCGCACCATCGAGGGCCGGGTGCGTGCCGGGGGCTTCTGCGCCGGACACGACGAGCACACGGTGTACTTCAGCGCCACCTTCGACCGGCCCTTCCAGGCCTACGGCACATGGGAGGGCGCGGACCCCGAGCCCGGCACCCGCGACGCCGGGGGAGACGGCCAGAACGGCGCCTGGGTGACCTTCGACGCGACCACCGACCGGGACGCCGTCCTGAAGGTGGGGCTGTCCTACACCGGCGTGGAGGGCGCCCGTAAGAACCTGGCCGCGGAGACCGGGGAGTCCTTCGACTTCGACGCCACGCGTGCGGCGTTGCAGGACACCTGGAAGAAGCAGCTGGACTCCATCCGGATCGGCGGAGGCACGGCGGACCGGCAGAAGGCCTTCTACACCGCGCTCTACCACAGCCAGTTGCACCCGAACCTCGCCGGTGACGTCGACGGCATGTACCAGGGGTTCGACAACAAGACGCACAGGGCAAAGGACTACACGCCGTACCAGAACTTCTCGCTCTGGGACACCTACCGGCCGCAGAACCAGCTCCTGCAGATGCTGGAGCCGGAGGTCGCCCGGGACGTCGCGCTGTCGGTCGTCGCGGCCGGCCGGGACGGCGGCTGGCTGCCCCGCTGGGCGCTCGCCAACAGCGAGACCAACATCATGACCGGCGACCCGGTCACGCCCTTCCTCGTGGAGGCGTGGTCGAAGGGTCTGCTCGCCGGACACGAGGCGGAGACCTACGCGTTGCTGAAGAAGAACGCGACCAGCACCCCGCCCGCCGACTCGCCGTACAACGGACGCTCGGGATCGGACCACTACACCGGGCGCGGCTACATCCCGTCAGGTCTCGGCCTGGGCAAGGACTGCGCGGACAAGGGCGGCGACAACGACTGCAAGCACCCGGCGTCGGCGACGATGGAGTACTCCGCCGCCGATGCGTCGCTCGCGCTCATGGCCGGCCGGCTCGGACACACCTCGGACGCCAGGATGTTCGCCGCGCGCGGGCAGTGGTACCGGAACCTGTGGGACTCCTCGATCCAGCAGTTCCGGCCGCGGACGACCGACGGCACCTGGCTCACGCCCTACGACCCGGTCGAGGCGGCGCACCAGTTCCATGAGGGCGGCGCGTACCAGTACCAGTGGCTGGTGCCGCAGGACCCGGCTGGTCTCGTCAGCCTGATGGGCGGCCGGAGCGCCACCGAGAAGCGGCTCGACTCCTTCTTCGTCCACGACAAGCTGCTCACCGACCCGGTGGGCACCGCTCGGAACGACTGGATCTCCCAGCCGTACGACTACTACGGAAAGCCGACGTACAACCCGAACAACGAGCCGGACCTGCACGCCCCGTACATGTACAACTGGGTCGGCGCCCCGGCGAAGACCGCGACCGTGGTGCGTGCGGCGATGACGCTGTTCACCAACGGGCCGGACGGGATGACGGGGAACGACGACCTGGGCACCATGTCGGCCTGGTACGTCTTCTCCTCCCTCGGCCTCTACCCGACGATGAGCGGCGGTGACTTCCTGGCCTTGTCCAGCCCGCAGTTCGAGTCGGCGACCGTCCGGATCGGCGGCTATCCCAAGGCGTCCGGCGCCAAGGGCCAGGGCGGCACGCTGACGATCGCGGCACCCGGGGCGAGCGACACGAAGCGGTACGTGCGGAGCGTGGCCCTGAACGGCCGGGACGTGCCCCAGACCTGGCTGAGCTGGAACAAGCTCGCGCACGGTGGAACCCTGGCCCACCGGCTCGGGACCTCCCCCTCCTCGTGGGGCACGGGCAAGGGTGCCCAGCCGCCCTCCGTCAACCAGGCGTCCCCCGACAGCCGCAAGCACGTCGACGCGTCGCTGCGTCCCGCCTCGGCGGTCGTCCCCACGGGCGACACCGCGCAGACCGCGAAGTTCACACTGGACGTCCTCGGGCAGGCACCCGGCAAGCTGAACGTGTCGGTCACGGCGAAGGTGCCCGGCGGCTGGAAGGCCACGACGGCGCAGCGTTCACCCCTGGTGATCGATTCCGGACACCTGCCGGTGCAGAAGAAGGTGACACTCGACATCACCGTGCCGCCGGGCGCGGTCGCCGGGTCCTACCCGGTGGAGGTGAAGGTCGAGGGCCGGGGGGCGAATTCGGTCACCCGCAAGGCCACTGTCACGGTGGGGGCCGCCACGACCTGCGCGAGCGAGGAGAACGGGCAGTGCGCAGTGGACCTGAGCGCGGACCTCGGCCACGACGGCACGGCCACGGTGGCCAACTCCGGCGAGGGCGACTTCGACGGACACGGCTGGAGCTATGACGGCGACCTGCTGCCGAAGGCGGGGCCGGTGACCTGGGACGGGGTGACGTACGACGCGCCGGACCCGACCGGCACGGCGGACAACTTCCTCGAAGCAAGCGGGCAGGCCCTCCTGCTGCCCGCCGGACAGCACGGTGCGCTGCGACTGGTCGGCTCGGCGCACAACGGTCCCGTGACCACCACACTGACCGTGCACTACACGGACGGCAGCAGCACGGAGGCACCGGTGACGTTCGGCGACTGGGCGGGCTCCGCGCCGAACGGCGGCACGGTCGTCCTCGACATGCCGCACCGCATCAAGCGGGGCAGCGGTGTCGACGGGCCGTCCATCCGGCTCTTCGGTACGGCCGCCGAGCTCGACGGGAGCAAGACGGTCCGTTCGGTCTCGCTGCCGGACGACTCCCGCGTCGAGATCTACGCGATGACGCTCGTCTAG
- a CDS encoding MauE/DoxX family redox-associated membrane protein: MTGFLGGLTASVVLLTLLMGAGSHAVSPAALGDALWAHGVLGPRLRRFAAVVPPVAEGVLGAAGAAALLMGHQRGLQAVLVAAAALFALYAGYTRHVLALGRGGPCGCSGREVPLSRWVTRRAAALAVLAAIGAAAVEAGPAELSTAELVTLLLAAPACATLLWSLPAAMHEPAAASGHPPARATAHHPTTTTVHRTAEGVPTRWTSPPAP; the protein is encoded by the coding sequence GTGACCGGGTTCCTCGGCGGGCTGACCGCCTCCGTCGTCCTCCTGACGCTGCTCATGGGCGCGGGCTCGCATGCCGTCAGTCCGGCCGCCCTGGGCGACGCCCTGTGGGCGCACGGAGTGCTGGGCCCCCGGCTCCGGCGGTTCGCGGCCGTCGTGCCGCCGGTCGCCGAGGGTGTCCTCGGGGCGGCGGGCGCGGCGGCGCTCCTCATGGGGCACCAGCGGGGGCTCCAGGCCGTACTCGTCGCGGCGGCCGCCCTCTTCGCGCTCTACGCCGGCTACACGCGGCACGTCCTCGCCCTCGGCCGCGGGGGGCCGTGCGGCTGCTCCGGCCGGGAGGTGCCCCTGAGCCGCTGGGTGACCCGGCGGGCCGCGGCGCTGGCCGTGCTCGCGGCGATCGGCGCCGCCGCCGTCGAGGCGGGCCCCGCGGAGCTCTCCACGGCGGAGCTGGTCACCCTGCTGCTCGCCGCTCCCGCCTGCGCGACGCTGCTGTGGTCCCTGCCCGCCGCCATGCACGAGCCGGCCGCGGCGTCCGGCCACCCGCCCGCGAGGGCCACCGCTCACCACCCGACCACGACCACCGTGCACCGGACCGCCGAAGGAGTGCCGACGCGATGGACTTCACCACCAGCGCCCTGA
- a CDS encoding peptidoglycan-binding domain-containing protein, translated as MTALDDVPTLRRSGGGRRSRTGRGALPSFAPSRRTLLQAATAVGFAAMGVFSAAREAYADGYEIWTGACPSYAEDHNCSPGCGPSTVYADACVTTGTNTGFHRTDGVTWILRPNQCYAGTYDGWLWRCSAACGTCGCGIERRCHDGYRNTGSGWVKSICRWTTDCDCPGSVTWPAIGRGATGPDVFAVQLLLTHHGHATDADGIFGPDTEAQVEAFQSANGLGPTGSVAAATWPVLIVTVRQGDVNDAVRAAQRQLNKHGYALTADGDFGALTRQAAVAFQSLHGLTTDGVVGPNTWRTLTGTV; from the coding sequence ATGACCGCACTGGACGACGTGCCCACGCTGCGCCGCTCGGGCGGCGGCCGCCGCTCCCGGACCGGGCGCGGGGCTCTCCCCTCCTTCGCGCCCTCCAGGCGCACCCTGCTGCAGGCCGCGACCGCCGTCGGCTTCGCCGCGATGGGGGTGTTCTCGGCGGCCCGGGAGGCGTACGCCGACGGATACGAGATCTGGACCGGTGCGTGCCCCAGCTATGCCGAGGACCACAACTGCTCCCCGGGCTGCGGGCCCAGCACCGTCTACGCCGACGCGTGCGTGACGACGGGGACGAACACCGGCTTCCACCGGACGGACGGGGTCACCTGGATCCTGCGGCCCAACCAGTGCTACGCGGGCACCTACGACGGCTGGCTGTGGCGCTGCAGCGCGGCCTGCGGCACCTGCGGGTGCGGGATCGAGCGGCGCTGCCACGACGGGTACCGCAACACCGGCTCCGGCTGGGTGAAGTCCATCTGCCGCTGGACCACCGACTGCGACTGCCCCGGCTCCGTGACCTGGCCCGCCATCGGCCGCGGCGCCACCGGGCCCGACGTCTTCGCCGTCCAGCTGCTGCTCACCCACCACGGTCATGCCACGGACGCCGACGGCATCTTCGGCCCGGACACCGAGGCGCAGGTCGAGGCCTTCCAGTCGGCGAACGGACTCGGCCCCACGGGCAGCGTCGCCGCCGCCACCTGGCCGGTCCTGATCGTCACCGTGCGCCAGGGGGACGTGAACGACGCCGTACGGGCCGCGCAGCGGCAGCTCAACAAGCACGGCTACGCGCTGACGGCCGACGGCGACTTCGGTGCGCTCACCCGGCAGGCCGCCGTCGCGTTCCAGTCCCTGCACGGTCTGACCACCGACGGAGTGGTCGGCCCCAACACCTGGCGCACGCTGACCGGGACGGTCTAG
- a CDS encoding D-Ala-D-Ala carboxypeptidase family metallohydrolase, with amino-acid sequence MLRRTIQLALAFVMIMATVAGGMLATAAPARADECYSWGRNLSEGMSGADVTQLQIRVAGHVDFGEILSVDGNFGPRTKAAVVKFQQAYGLGADGVAGPQTFGKIYELQDPDCTPVHFTYAELNNCNSDWSGGAVSAATAKSNALRTMWKLEALRHALGDVPIVVSSGFRSYACNNAAGGASNSRHLYGDAADLVGSPSFCALAQRARSHGFGGIYGPGYPDHNDHTHVDGSTGRSWSAPSCGV; translated from the coding sequence ATGTTGAGGCGTACGATCCAACTCGCATTAGCTTTTGTCATGATCATGGCTACAGTGGCCGGGGGAATGCTGGCCACCGCCGCCCCGGCCCGGGCCGACGAGTGCTACAGCTGGGGCCGCAACCTGTCCGAAGGCATGTCGGGAGCCGACGTGACCCAGCTGCAGATCCGGGTGGCCGGGCACGTCGACTTCGGCGAGATCCTCTCCGTCGACGGCAACTTCGGCCCGCGGACCAAGGCCGCCGTCGTCAAGTTCCAGCAGGCGTACGGCCTCGGAGCGGACGGCGTCGCCGGCCCTCAGACGTTCGGCAAGATCTACGAACTCCAGGACCCGGACTGCACCCCCGTCCACTTCACCTACGCCGAGCTGAACAACTGCAACTCCGACTGGTCCGGTGGTGCGGTGAGCGCCGCGACGGCCAAGTCCAACGCCCTGCGCACCATGTGGAAGCTGGAGGCCCTGCGGCACGCGCTGGGCGACGTGCCCATCGTCGTGTCCAGCGGATTCCGCTCCTACGCCTGCAACAACGCGGCGGGCGGCGCCTCGAACAGCCGGCACCTCTACGGCGACGCCGCCGACCTGGTCGGCAGCCCGTCCTTCTGCGCGCTCGCCCAGCGGGCCCGCTCGCACGGCTTCGGCGGCATCTACGGCCCCGGCTACCCCGACCACAACGACCACACCCACGTGGACGGAAGCACCGGCCGCTCCTGGTCCGCCCCCAGCTGCGGCGTCTGA
- a CDS encoding glycoside hydrolase domain-containing protein gives MSSRTSWRARAGTSLLAVLAGVGAFTAPAPAQADPRPEGTQSVSYHGYRIEVPAGWRTVDLTENPRACLRFDRPTVYLGEPAEQSDCPAGVVGRTAGIVVEPITARSSGRATAATARTQRGKAVAPSAVSGDGTIQIAVEDAGVLVTAAHTPETEDLVRGVLASAELTGDAERTALTTAARRAGAAPLAAAGPQPGTYTGKGFDACTAPSQAAMNAWQASSPYSAVGVYISGSFRGCAQPNLTASWVTSQTGNGWHLIPIDVGRQAPCTNYSLKMSTDPATAKAQGVTAAAGAITAASNLGIPAGSAVYSDIEAYTSTASCKAAVLSYLSGWTERLHAGGYLSGFYSSAASGIKDAASEYGNPAYTRVDHLFYAWWNGAADTNTGSYVPSSYWSDHQRIHQYAGEVTETWGGYSINIDRDYLDVGNGSTPAPSCSGANLDFTAYPTVRSGSTGNQVKAAQCLLKAAGFDPGAPDGIFGPDTTAAARNFQAAKGLSADGVVGAKTWTALLSRGSTPTVQNGSTGEAVTRLQRALTAALGRTVAVDGVFGQGTAQAARDYQSSRGLAADGIVGPATWGALQSGK, from the coding sequence ATGTCCTCCCGGACCTCCTGGCGCGCCCGCGCCGGAACCTCCCTGCTGGCCGTCCTCGCCGGTGTCGGCGCCTTCACCGCCCCCGCCCCCGCCCAGGCGGACCCACGGCCCGAGGGCACGCAGAGCGTCAGCTACCACGGCTACCGCATCGAGGTCCCCGCCGGATGGCGGACGGTCGACCTGACCGAGAACCCGCGTGCCTGCCTCCGGTTCGACAGACCCACCGTCTACCTGGGCGAGCCCGCCGAGCAGAGCGACTGCCCCGCCGGAGTCGTCGGCCGTACGGCGGGCATCGTCGTGGAGCCCATCACCGCCCGCTCCTCGGGCCGGGCCACGGCGGCGACCGCGCGGACCCAGCGCGGCAAGGCCGTCGCCCCGTCCGCCGTGTCCGGCGACGGCACCATCCAGATCGCCGTCGAGGACGCCGGCGTCCTCGTGACCGCCGCCCACACGCCGGAGACGGAGGACCTCGTACGCGGCGTCCTCGCCTCGGCCGAGCTCACCGGGGACGCCGAGCGCACCGCGCTGACCACCGCGGCCCGGCGCGCCGGCGCCGCACCCCTGGCCGCGGCCGGACCGCAGCCCGGCACCTACACCGGCAAGGGCTTCGACGCCTGCACCGCGCCCTCGCAGGCCGCCATGAACGCCTGGCAGGCGAGCTCGCCCTACAGCGCGGTCGGCGTCTACATCAGCGGCTCCTTCCGCGGCTGCGCCCAGCCGAACCTGACGGCGAGCTGGGTGACGAGCCAGACCGGCAACGGATGGCACCTGATCCCCATCGACGTCGGCCGCCAGGCCCCCTGCACCAACTACTCGCTGAAGATGTCCACCGACCCGGCCACGGCCAAGGCCCAGGGCGTCACCGCCGCCGCCGGCGCCATCACGGCCGCGTCGAACCTCGGCATCCCGGCGGGCAGCGCCGTATACAGCGACATCGAGGCGTACACGTCCACGGCCTCCTGCAAGGCGGCCGTGCTGTCGTACCTGTCCGGCTGGACCGAACGGCTGCACGCCGGCGGCTACCTGTCGGGCTTCTACTCCAGCGCCGCCTCCGGCATCAAGGACGCCGCCTCCGAGTACGGCAACCCCGCCTACACCCGCGTCGACCACCTCTTCTACGCGTGGTGGAACGGCGCCGCCGACACCAACACCGGCAGCTACGTGCCGTCCTCCTACTGGTCCGACCACCAGCGGATCCACCAGTACGCGGGCGAGGTCACCGAGACCTGGGGCGGCTACTCGATCAACATCGACCGCGACTACCTGGACGTCGGCAACGGCTCCACCCCCGCGCCCAGTTGCAGCGGGGCGAACCTCGACTTCACCGCGTACCCCACGGTGCGGAGCGGCTCCACCGGGAACCAGGTCAAGGCCGCCCAGTGCCTGCTCAAGGCCGCCGGCTTCGACCCGGGCGCCCCCGACGGGATCTTCGGGCCCGACACGACCGCCGCCGCCAGGAACTTCCAGGCCGCCAAGGGACTTTCGGCCGACGGCGTGGTGGGGGCGAAGACCTGGACGGCCCTGCTGTCCCGCGGATCCACCCCCACCGTCCAGAACGGCTCGACGGGGGAGGCCGTCACCCGGCTGCAGCGCGCCCTGACCGCCGCGCTCGGGCGGACGGTGGCCGTCGACGGCGTCTTCGGCCAGGGCACCGCCCAGGCCGCACGTGACTACCAGTCCTCGCGCGGCCTGGCCGCCGACGGCATCGTCGGCCCCGCCACCTGGGGCGCCCTCCAGTCCGGCAAGTGA